From the genome of Vulpes lagopus strain Blue_001 chromosome 2, ASM1834538v1, whole genome shotgun sequence, one region includes:
- the AKAP12 gene encoding A-kinase anchor protein 12 isoform X1 codes for MGAGSSTEQRSPEQPEAGSTTPAEPQPGGGGLAAEAAPGEPGDPAIAAADPATKLLQKNGQLSSANGLAEEEEFSPQEGALNGQEEEVTVTDVGQRESEDVSERDSEKDMAAGSVVVQDITKDGQEEMPETIEQIPSSESNLEELIQPTESQANDVGFKKVFKFVGFKFTVKKDKTEKSDTVQLLTVKKDEGEGVGGADGAGDHQEPSQETGEATAKESELKQSTEKPEETLKSEQSSTQISLQAESGQAAEEGKDEGEEKQKEPTKSPDSPTSPVASETASPFKKFFTQGWAGWRKKTSFRKPKEDELEASEKKKEQEPEKVDTEGQEKPEDSSEKLAAPEQAHPPETTDSANAARLSAEYEKVELPSEDQVQGPPEDKPAPLATEVFDDKVEIVAEVHVSMTEKTEEQRAEVEELVEPLPSEKVEETPAEELVKTKEVCAPGGDHTRPSDLSPDDRVTTAHPEGVVSEVDMLSSQERIKVQGSPLKKLFTSTGLKKLSGKKQKGKRGGGDEESGEHHQVAAESPDSTDEQKGESSASSPEEPEEITCLEKGIADAHQDGEAEEGAASDGEKKREGVTPWASFKKMVTPKKRVRRLSESDKEDELDKVKSATLSSTESQASELQEEAKGNGEEQKPEEPKRKVDTSVSWEALICVGSSKKRARKASSSDDEGEPKAVGGDSQKPDEAGKDKETGPDAAFAGSQEHDQGPGSSSPEQAGSPTEGEGVSTWESFKRLVTPRKKSKSKLEEKSEDSVTGSGVEHSASDAEPGKEESWVSIKKFIPGRRKKRSDGKPEQTAVEDAGPVEVNEEDSDVPAVVPLSEYDAVEREKIEAQQAPKSEEQPEQKAAVSVSEELSTDLVRGVTVTVLDGARAITNVEERSPSWISASVTEPLDETEDEAKPPTEDVFEGEVLAEETSVTKPVPEGQEAIDDTVVSEAELTSEAVTAAEATGALCAEEAAEASGAEETADMVSAVSQLTDSPDTTEVATPVQEVEGGVPHLEDQERRTQEVLQAVAEKVREESPLPDTRGPEDTTQTTREAEAKIPEKVEEAEEDSQRLDLKKETEVALEEHAQETEPETLAQGEVIVQATPESLEKVPQVTDSVESSELRTTCQAETLVGVTSESILEQAVAPDSAETLTDSETNGSTPVADFEALHITQPEQIPEMHEGPEVASGAPPQVTEAEAVPAPEEGPPAPSSFPSQEEDKGHSKMEEILECTDKEVSVEAVPTLSKTDVIEEEGQFADRESKDEALVDGPDVTAAPETTISQEETSDLALQDEATEDPEFQKKEDDTEVRSRTPSPTPVGRELVVQVEKEEIEAKPTQATEEELEQKPTTVTVSEELSKKLVQTVRVAVIDGEKEVTIWEESSPQLVEEEAVCTEVQVQSSEPLPLTAAVVEEKVFGEAVKSSDTSETLEPAGAHLGPEEESSTKDEGLTAQPGAVEVEVPTGTEARPEPGPGTASAEPDGGTSAAPQGEKTAPQRQTSEEEDGPAACQEVPAREEDLKAENNLSKLQTESSKLVQNVIQTVVGQLGGTEETAADLQTQAQPLTADGQEASSEARPHVEREGGELQASAPDGTHTVGAKEEPPLTAVEQTPSEVSEASEAVSEAPEKITAIEVESSSVRDQQLEEAALPSEEKKETARTEPVPEDCDGAGSEGRIEESLFESQEDKKGDEVDDPESHHSSPLEDSEAPGDVSQEAPDTDGPTRKKKEGGQEVEFQEAKVHSKPEDEIQTQTRDETQKQEGEPAKSEPTGS; via the coding sequence TTGGACAGAGAGAGTCTGAAGATGTGAGTGAAAGAGACTCAGAAAAAGACATGGCTGCTGGTTCCGTAGTTGTTCAGGACATCACAAAGGATGGGCAGGAGGAGATGCCTGAAACCATCGAACAGATTCCTTCTTCAGAAAGCAATTTAGAAGAGCTGATACAACCTACTGAGTCCCAGGCTAATGATGTTGGATTTAAGAAGGTGTTTAAGTTTGTCGGCTTCAAATTCACTGTAAAAAAGGATAAGACCGAGAAGTCTGACACTGTCCAGCTACTCACTGTCAAAAAAGATGAAGGTGaaggagtgggaggagcagatgggGCTGGTGACCACCAGGAGCCCAGCCAGGAGACTGGAGAAGCAACAGCCAAAGAAAGTGAACTGAAACAATCCACAGAGAAACCTGAAGAAACCCTTAAAAGTGAGCAAAGCAGCACACAAATTTCTCTTCAGGCTGAGTCTGGTCAAGCAGCAGAAGAAGGCAAAGATGAAGgcgaagaaaagcagaaagaaccCACCAAATCTCCAGACTCTCCCACTAGTCCAGTGGCCAGTGAGACCGCGTCACCCTTCAAAAAATTCTTCACTCAAGGTTGGGCCGGCTGGAGAAAAAAGACCAGTTTCAGGAAGCCTAAGGAGGATGAGCTGGAagcttcagagaagaaaaaggagcaaGAGCCAGAAAAAGTAGACACAGAAGGACAGGAGAAGCCCGAAGATTCCTCTGAGAAGTTGGCCGCCCCTGAACAGGCGCACCCACCGGAGACCACCGACAGTGCTAACGCGGCCAGATTGTCAGCGGAATATGAAAAAGTGGAGCTGCCCTCTGAAGATCAAGTGCAGGGACCTCCTGAAGACAAACCTGCCCCTTTAGCAACAGAAGTATTCGATGATAAAGTAGAGATTGTTGCCGAAGTCCACGTTAGCATGACAGAGAAGACCGAAGAGCAGAGAGCTGAGGTAGAAGAATTAGTAGAGCCCTTGCCATCTGAAAAAGTGGAGGAAACACCTGCTGAGGAGCTGGTGAAGACCAAAGAAGTGTGCGCCCCTGGAGGGGACCACACCCGGCCAAGCGACCTAAGCCCCGATGACAGAGTGACGACTGCACACCCTGAGGGCGTCGTGAGTGAAGTGGACATGCTGTCCTCGCAAGAGAGAATAAAGGTGCAAGGAAGCCCTTTAAAGAAACTTTTTACTAGCACTGGCTTAAAAAAGCTttctggaaagaaacagaaagggaaaagaggaggaggggatgaAGAGTCGGGGGAACACCATCAAGTTGCAGCAGAGTCTCCAGACAGTACAGATGAACAGAAGGGCGAGAGCTCCGCTTCATCCCCTGAGGAGCCGGAGGAGATTACGTGTCTGGAGAAAGGCATCGCGGACGCCCACCAGGATGGCGAAGCTGAGGAAGGAGCTGCTTCTGAcggggaaaagaagagagaaggtgtTACTCCCTGGGCGTCTTTCAAGAAGATGGTGACGCCCAAGAAACGTGTTAGGCGGCTTTCAGAGAGTGATAAAGAAGATGAATTGGATAAAGTCAAGAGTGCCACCTTGTCTTCCACGGAGAGCCAGGCCTCTGAGTTGCAGGAGGAAGCgaaaggaaatggagaagagcAGAAACCAGAAGAACCGAAGCGCAAAGTTGACACTTCAGTATCTTGGGAAGCTTTAATTTGTGTGGGATCATCcaagaaaagagcaagaaaagcaTCATCTTCTGACGATGAAGGGGAACCAAAAGCCGTGGGAGGAGACAGCCAGAAACCAGATGAGgcaggaaaagacaaagaaaccgGACCAGACGCTGCCTTTGCTGGTTCCCAAGAACATGACCAAGGGCCAGGAAGCTCCTCACCTGAGCAAGCTGGCAGCCCCACCGAAGGGGAGGGAGTTTCCACCTGGGAGTCCTTTAAGCGATTAGTCACTCCAAGGAAAAAATCGAAGTCAAAACTGGAAGAGAAAAGTGAAGATTCTGTAACTGGGTCTGGTGTAGAACATTCAGCTTCAGATGCAGAACCTGGGAAAGAAGAGTCTTGGGTTTCGATTAAGAAATTCATTCCCGGACGACGGAAGAAAAGGTCAGATGGGAAACCAGAACAAACCGCTGTGGAAGACGCAGGACCAGTAGAGGTCAATGAAGAGGACTCCGACGTCCCGGCCGTGGTTCCCCTGTCCGAGTATGATGCagtagaaagggagaaaatcGAAGCACAGCAGGCCCCCAAAAGCGAGGagcagcctgagcagaaggcagctgtTTCTGTGTCAGAGGAGCTCAGTACAGATCTGGTACGTGGGGTCACGGTGACTGTCCTTGACGGGGCAAGGGCTATTACCAATGTGGAAGAAAGGTCGCCATCTTGGATATCCGCTTCGGTGACAGAGCCTCTTGACGAAACGGAAGATGAAGCCAAGCCCCCAACCGAGGACGTGTTTGAAGGAGAAGTCCTTGCAGAGGAAACCTCTGTTACCAAACCTGTACCAGAGGGTCAAGAAGCCATTGATGACACAGTCGTAAGTGAGGCGGAATTAACTTCGGAGGCTGTGACAGCCGCGGAAGCTACCGGGGCCCTTTGTGCTGAAGAAGCAGCAGAAGCATCTGGTGCTGAAGAGACCGCCGACATGGTGTCCGCTGTTTCTCAGCTAACTGACTCTCCAGACACCACAGAGGTAGCAACACCTGTTCAGGAGGTGGAAGGTGGCGTACCACACCTCGAAGACCAGGAGAGGCGGACTCAAGAGGTCCTGCAGGCAGTTGcagaaaaagtgagagaagaaTCACCACTGCCCGACACCAGAGGGCCAGAAGACACAACTCAGACAACGCGGGAAGCAGAAGCCAAGATACCAGAGAAGGTGGAGGAAGCGGAAGAGGATTCTCAAAGGCTAGACCTGAAGAAAGAGACGGAGGTAGCGCTGGAAGAACATGCACAAGAAACTGAACCTGAGACTTTGGCACAAGGGGAAGTAATCGTACAGGCCACCCCAGAAAGCTTGGAGAAAGTTCCTCAAGTCACAGACAGCGTGGAGTCCAGTGAGCTTAGAACCACTTGTCAAGCTGAAACCCTGGTTGGGGTAACATCAGAATCGATTCTGGAACAGGCTGTTGCCCCGGACTCAGCTGAAACCCTCACAGACAGCGAGACCAACGGGAGCACCCCAGTAGCTGATTTTGAAGCTCTCCATATAACACAACCAGAGCAGATCCCGGAGATGCACGAAGGTCCTGAGGTTGCATCGGGCGCACCGCCCCAGgtcacagaagcagaggcagTTCCTGCACCCGAAGAGGGGCCTCCAGCACCTTCTAGTTTCCCATCCCAAGAAGAAGATAAAGGACATTCAAAAATGGAAGAGATTCTAGAATGCACGGACAAAGAGGTATCAGTGGAAGCTGTACCCACTCTTTCAAAGACCGACGTGATAGAAGAGGAAGGCCAGTTCGCCGATAGGGAAAGCAAAGACGAAGCTCTCGTCGACGGCCCTGATGTGACAGCGGCCCCTGAAACAACCATCAGTCAGGAAGAGACGAGTGACCTTGCCCTTCAAGATGAAGCTACTGAAGACCCCGAATTTCAGAAGAAGGAGGATGATACCGAAGTCCGGAGCCGTACACCCTCTCCCACCCCGGTGGGGAGAGAGCTGGTAGTTCAagtagaaaaggaggaaatagaaGCAAAGCCAACCCAAGCCACCGAAGAAGAACTTGAGCAAAAACCCACCACCGTGACCGTCTCTGAGGAGCTTAGCAAGAAACTGGTGCAGACAGTTAGGGTGGCCGTCATCGACGGGGAAAAGGAGGTCACCATTTGGGAAGAAAGTTCTCCCCAGCTAGTTGAAGAGGAAGCGGTATGCACAGAAGTCCAAGTGCAGAGCTCTGAACCGTTACCTCTAACAGCCGCAGTGGTGGAGGAGAAGGTCTTCGGAGAAGCTGTCAAGAGTTCAGACACCAGTGAGACCCTGGAACCTGCGGGTGCACATTTAGGCCCAGAAGAAGAATCCTCCACAAAGGATGAAGGCCTGACGGCCCAGCCAGGGGCGGTCGAGGTCGAGGTGCCCACGGGGACTGAGGCTCGGCCAGAACCTGGACCGGGAACCGCATCAGCTGAGCCCGACGGAGGCACGAGCGCTGCCCCGCAAGGAGAGAAAACCGCCCCCCAGAGACAGACCTCAGAGGAAGAGGACGGGCCGGCTGCTTGCCAGGAAGTCCCGGCAAGAGAGGAGGATCTAAAGGCTGAAAACAACCTTTCGAAACTTCAGACCGAGAGTAGTAAACTTGTACAGAATGTGATCCAGACAGTTGTTGGTCAGTTAGGAGGCACGGAAGAAACAGCCGCTGACCTCCAGACCCAGGCTCAGCCGCTGACGGCGGACGGCCAGGAGGCCAGCTCGGAGGCCAGGCCGCACGTTGAGAGGGAAGGAGGCGAGCTTCAGGCCTCTGCACCAGATGGAACCCACACTGTTGGCGCCAAAGAAGAACCCCCACTAACCGCCGTGGAGCAGACCCCTTCTGAGGTTTCTGAAGCCTCGGAAGCTGTGAGTGAAGCTCCAGAAAAGATCACAGCCATCGAGGTAGAAAGTTCGAGCGTCCGTGACCAGCAGCTTGAAGAGGCAGCTCTCCcatctgaggaaaagaaagaaacagccaGAACCGAGCCTGTCCCAGAAGATTGTGATGGTGCCGGGTCAGAAGGAAGGATAGAGGAGTCGCTCTTTGAATCCCAAGAAGATAAAAAAGGTGATGAGGTTGATGACCCTGAGAGCCACCACTCCTCACCCCTGGAAGATTCCGAGGCCCCAGGAGACGTAAGCCAAGAGGCCCCGGACACAGATGGACCAACACGCAAAAAGAAGGAAGGTGGCCAGGAAGTAGAATTCCAGGAAGCCAAAGTCCACAGCAAGCCAGAAGATGAGATTCAAACCCAAACACGGGACGAGACACAGAAACAAGAGGGAGAACCGGCCAAATCAGAACCCACAGGATCCTAA
- the AKAP12 gene encoding A-kinase anchor protein 12 isoform X2: MLGIITITVGQRESEDVSERDSEKDMAAGSVVVQDITKDGQEEMPETIEQIPSSESNLEELIQPTESQANDVGFKKVFKFVGFKFTVKKDKTEKSDTVQLLTVKKDEGEGVGGADGAGDHQEPSQETGEATAKESELKQSTEKPEETLKSEQSSTQISLQAESGQAAEEGKDEGEEKQKEPTKSPDSPTSPVASETASPFKKFFTQGWAGWRKKTSFRKPKEDELEASEKKKEQEPEKVDTEGQEKPEDSSEKLAAPEQAHPPETTDSANAARLSAEYEKVELPSEDQVQGPPEDKPAPLATEVFDDKVEIVAEVHVSMTEKTEEQRAEVEELVEPLPSEKVEETPAEELVKTKEVCAPGGDHTRPSDLSPDDRVTTAHPEGVVSEVDMLSSQERIKVQGSPLKKLFTSTGLKKLSGKKQKGKRGGGDEESGEHHQVAAESPDSTDEQKGESSASSPEEPEEITCLEKGIADAHQDGEAEEGAASDGEKKREGVTPWASFKKMVTPKKRVRRLSESDKEDELDKVKSATLSSTESQASELQEEAKGNGEEQKPEEPKRKVDTSVSWEALICVGSSKKRARKASSSDDEGEPKAVGGDSQKPDEAGKDKETGPDAAFAGSQEHDQGPGSSSPEQAGSPTEGEGVSTWESFKRLVTPRKKSKSKLEEKSEDSVTGSGVEHSASDAEPGKEESWVSIKKFIPGRRKKRSDGKPEQTAVEDAGPVEVNEEDSDVPAVVPLSEYDAVEREKIEAQQAPKSEEQPEQKAAVSVSEELSTDLVRGVTVTVLDGARAITNVEERSPSWISASVTEPLDETEDEAKPPTEDVFEGEVLAEETSVTKPVPEGQEAIDDTVVSEAELTSEAVTAAEATGALCAEEAAEASGAEETADMVSAVSQLTDSPDTTEVATPVQEVEGGVPHLEDQERRTQEVLQAVAEKVREESPLPDTRGPEDTTQTTREAEAKIPEKVEEAEEDSQRLDLKKETEVALEEHAQETEPETLAQGEVIVQATPESLEKVPQVTDSVESSELRTTCQAETLVGVTSESILEQAVAPDSAETLTDSETNGSTPVADFEALHITQPEQIPEMHEGPEVASGAPPQVTEAEAVPAPEEGPPAPSSFPSQEEDKGHSKMEEILECTDKEVSVEAVPTLSKTDVIEEEGQFADRESKDEALVDGPDVTAAPETTISQEETSDLALQDEATEDPEFQKKEDDTEVRSRTPSPTPVGRELVVQVEKEEIEAKPTQATEEELEQKPTTVTVSEELSKKLVQTVRVAVIDGEKEVTIWEESSPQLVEEEAVCTEVQVQSSEPLPLTAAVVEEKVFGEAVKSSDTSETLEPAGAHLGPEEESSTKDEGLTAQPGAVEVEVPTGTEARPEPGPGTASAEPDGGTSAAPQGEKTAPQRQTSEEEDGPAACQEVPAREEDLKAENNLSKLQTESSKLVQNVIQTVVGQLGGTEETAADLQTQAQPLTADGQEASSEARPHVEREGGELQASAPDGTHTVGAKEEPPLTAVEQTPSEVSEASEAVSEAPEKITAIEVESSSVRDQQLEEAALPSEEKKETARTEPVPEDCDGAGSEGRIEESLFESQEDKKGDEVDDPESHHSSPLEDSEAPGDVSQEAPDTDGPTRKKKEGGQEVEFQEAKVHSKPEDEIQTQTRDETQKQEGEPAKSEPTGS, from the coding sequence TTGGACAGAGAGAGTCTGAAGATGTGAGTGAAAGAGACTCAGAAAAAGACATGGCTGCTGGTTCCGTAGTTGTTCAGGACATCACAAAGGATGGGCAGGAGGAGATGCCTGAAACCATCGAACAGATTCCTTCTTCAGAAAGCAATTTAGAAGAGCTGATACAACCTACTGAGTCCCAGGCTAATGATGTTGGATTTAAGAAGGTGTTTAAGTTTGTCGGCTTCAAATTCACTGTAAAAAAGGATAAGACCGAGAAGTCTGACACTGTCCAGCTACTCACTGTCAAAAAAGATGAAGGTGaaggagtgggaggagcagatgggGCTGGTGACCACCAGGAGCCCAGCCAGGAGACTGGAGAAGCAACAGCCAAAGAAAGTGAACTGAAACAATCCACAGAGAAACCTGAAGAAACCCTTAAAAGTGAGCAAAGCAGCACACAAATTTCTCTTCAGGCTGAGTCTGGTCAAGCAGCAGAAGAAGGCAAAGATGAAGgcgaagaaaagcagaaagaaccCACCAAATCTCCAGACTCTCCCACTAGTCCAGTGGCCAGTGAGACCGCGTCACCCTTCAAAAAATTCTTCACTCAAGGTTGGGCCGGCTGGAGAAAAAAGACCAGTTTCAGGAAGCCTAAGGAGGATGAGCTGGAagcttcagagaagaaaaaggagcaaGAGCCAGAAAAAGTAGACACAGAAGGACAGGAGAAGCCCGAAGATTCCTCTGAGAAGTTGGCCGCCCCTGAACAGGCGCACCCACCGGAGACCACCGACAGTGCTAACGCGGCCAGATTGTCAGCGGAATATGAAAAAGTGGAGCTGCCCTCTGAAGATCAAGTGCAGGGACCTCCTGAAGACAAACCTGCCCCTTTAGCAACAGAAGTATTCGATGATAAAGTAGAGATTGTTGCCGAAGTCCACGTTAGCATGACAGAGAAGACCGAAGAGCAGAGAGCTGAGGTAGAAGAATTAGTAGAGCCCTTGCCATCTGAAAAAGTGGAGGAAACACCTGCTGAGGAGCTGGTGAAGACCAAAGAAGTGTGCGCCCCTGGAGGGGACCACACCCGGCCAAGCGACCTAAGCCCCGATGACAGAGTGACGACTGCACACCCTGAGGGCGTCGTGAGTGAAGTGGACATGCTGTCCTCGCAAGAGAGAATAAAGGTGCAAGGAAGCCCTTTAAAGAAACTTTTTACTAGCACTGGCTTAAAAAAGCTttctggaaagaaacagaaagggaaaagaggaggaggggatgaAGAGTCGGGGGAACACCATCAAGTTGCAGCAGAGTCTCCAGACAGTACAGATGAACAGAAGGGCGAGAGCTCCGCTTCATCCCCTGAGGAGCCGGAGGAGATTACGTGTCTGGAGAAAGGCATCGCGGACGCCCACCAGGATGGCGAAGCTGAGGAAGGAGCTGCTTCTGAcggggaaaagaagagagaaggtgtTACTCCCTGGGCGTCTTTCAAGAAGATGGTGACGCCCAAGAAACGTGTTAGGCGGCTTTCAGAGAGTGATAAAGAAGATGAATTGGATAAAGTCAAGAGTGCCACCTTGTCTTCCACGGAGAGCCAGGCCTCTGAGTTGCAGGAGGAAGCgaaaggaaatggagaagagcAGAAACCAGAAGAACCGAAGCGCAAAGTTGACACTTCAGTATCTTGGGAAGCTTTAATTTGTGTGGGATCATCcaagaaaagagcaagaaaagcaTCATCTTCTGACGATGAAGGGGAACCAAAAGCCGTGGGAGGAGACAGCCAGAAACCAGATGAGgcaggaaaagacaaagaaaccgGACCAGACGCTGCCTTTGCTGGTTCCCAAGAACATGACCAAGGGCCAGGAAGCTCCTCACCTGAGCAAGCTGGCAGCCCCACCGAAGGGGAGGGAGTTTCCACCTGGGAGTCCTTTAAGCGATTAGTCACTCCAAGGAAAAAATCGAAGTCAAAACTGGAAGAGAAAAGTGAAGATTCTGTAACTGGGTCTGGTGTAGAACATTCAGCTTCAGATGCAGAACCTGGGAAAGAAGAGTCTTGGGTTTCGATTAAGAAATTCATTCCCGGACGACGGAAGAAAAGGTCAGATGGGAAACCAGAACAAACCGCTGTGGAAGACGCAGGACCAGTAGAGGTCAATGAAGAGGACTCCGACGTCCCGGCCGTGGTTCCCCTGTCCGAGTATGATGCagtagaaagggagaaaatcGAAGCACAGCAGGCCCCCAAAAGCGAGGagcagcctgagcagaaggcagctgtTTCTGTGTCAGAGGAGCTCAGTACAGATCTGGTACGTGGGGTCACGGTGACTGTCCTTGACGGGGCAAGGGCTATTACCAATGTGGAAGAAAGGTCGCCATCTTGGATATCCGCTTCGGTGACAGAGCCTCTTGACGAAACGGAAGATGAAGCCAAGCCCCCAACCGAGGACGTGTTTGAAGGAGAAGTCCTTGCAGAGGAAACCTCTGTTACCAAACCTGTACCAGAGGGTCAAGAAGCCATTGATGACACAGTCGTAAGTGAGGCGGAATTAACTTCGGAGGCTGTGACAGCCGCGGAAGCTACCGGGGCCCTTTGTGCTGAAGAAGCAGCAGAAGCATCTGGTGCTGAAGAGACCGCCGACATGGTGTCCGCTGTTTCTCAGCTAACTGACTCTCCAGACACCACAGAGGTAGCAACACCTGTTCAGGAGGTGGAAGGTGGCGTACCACACCTCGAAGACCAGGAGAGGCGGACTCAAGAGGTCCTGCAGGCAGTTGcagaaaaagtgagagaagaaTCACCACTGCCCGACACCAGAGGGCCAGAAGACACAACTCAGACAACGCGGGAAGCAGAAGCCAAGATACCAGAGAAGGTGGAGGAAGCGGAAGAGGATTCTCAAAGGCTAGACCTGAAGAAAGAGACGGAGGTAGCGCTGGAAGAACATGCACAAGAAACTGAACCTGAGACTTTGGCACAAGGGGAAGTAATCGTACAGGCCACCCCAGAAAGCTTGGAGAAAGTTCCTCAAGTCACAGACAGCGTGGAGTCCAGTGAGCTTAGAACCACTTGTCAAGCTGAAACCCTGGTTGGGGTAACATCAGAATCGATTCTGGAACAGGCTGTTGCCCCGGACTCAGCTGAAACCCTCACAGACAGCGAGACCAACGGGAGCACCCCAGTAGCTGATTTTGAAGCTCTCCATATAACACAACCAGAGCAGATCCCGGAGATGCACGAAGGTCCTGAGGTTGCATCGGGCGCACCGCCCCAGgtcacagaagcagaggcagTTCCTGCACCCGAAGAGGGGCCTCCAGCACCTTCTAGTTTCCCATCCCAAGAAGAAGATAAAGGACATTCAAAAATGGAAGAGATTCTAGAATGCACGGACAAAGAGGTATCAGTGGAAGCTGTACCCACTCTTTCAAAGACCGACGTGATAGAAGAGGAAGGCCAGTTCGCCGATAGGGAAAGCAAAGACGAAGCTCTCGTCGACGGCCCTGATGTGACAGCGGCCCCTGAAACAACCATCAGTCAGGAAGAGACGAGTGACCTTGCCCTTCAAGATGAAGCTACTGAAGACCCCGAATTTCAGAAGAAGGAGGATGATACCGAAGTCCGGAGCCGTACACCCTCTCCCACCCCGGTGGGGAGAGAGCTGGTAGTTCAagtagaaaaggaggaaatagaaGCAAAGCCAACCCAAGCCACCGAAGAAGAACTTGAGCAAAAACCCACCACCGTGACCGTCTCTGAGGAGCTTAGCAAGAAACTGGTGCAGACAGTTAGGGTGGCCGTCATCGACGGGGAAAAGGAGGTCACCATTTGGGAAGAAAGTTCTCCCCAGCTAGTTGAAGAGGAAGCGGTATGCACAGAAGTCCAAGTGCAGAGCTCTGAACCGTTACCTCTAACAGCCGCAGTGGTGGAGGAGAAGGTCTTCGGAGAAGCTGTCAAGAGTTCAGACACCAGTGAGACCCTGGAACCTGCGGGTGCACATTTAGGCCCAGAAGAAGAATCCTCCACAAAGGATGAAGGCCTGACGGCCCAGCCAGGGGCGGTCGAGGTCGAGGTGCCCACGGGGACTGAGGCTCGGCCAGAACCTGGACCGGGAACCGCATCAGCTGAGCCCGACGGAGGCACGAGCGCTGCCCCGCAAGGAGAGAAAACCGCCCCCCAGAGACAGACCTCAGAGGAAGAGGACGGGCCGGCTGCTTGCCAGGAAGTCCCGGCAAGAGAGGAGGATCTAAAGGCTGAAAACAACCTTTCGAAACTTCAGACCGAGAGTAGTAAACTTGTACAGAATGTGATCCAGACAGTTGTTGGTCAGTTAGGAGGCACGGAAGAAACAGCCGCTGACCTCCAGACCCAGGCTCAGCCGCTGACGGCGGACGGCCAGGAGGCCAGCTCGGAGGCCAGGCCGCACGTTGAGAGGGAAGGAGGCGAGCTTCAGGCCTCTGCACCAGATGGAACCCACACTGTTGGCGCCAAAGAAGAACCCCCACTAACCGCCGTGGAGCAGACCCCTTCTGAGGTTTCTGAAGCCTCGGAAGCTGTGAGTGAAGCTCCAGAAAAGATCACAGCCATCGAGGTAGAAAGTTCGAGCGTCCGTGACCAGCAGCTTGAAGAGGCAGCTCTCCcatctgaggaaaagaaagaaacagccaGAACCGAGCCTGTCCCAGAAGATTGTGATGGTGCCGGGTCAGAAGGAAGGATAGAGGAGTCGCTCTTTGAATCCCAAGAAGATAAAAAAGGTGATGAGGTTGATGACCCTGAGAGCCACCACTCCTCACCCCTGGAAGATTCCGAGGCCCCAGGAGACGTAAGCCAAGAGGCCCCGGACACAGATGGACCAACACGCAAAAAGAAGGAAGGTGGCCAGGAAGTAGAATTCCAGGAAGCCAAAGTCCACAGCAAGCCAGAAGATGAGATTCAAACCCAAACACGGGACGAGACACAGAAACAAGAGGGAGAACCGGCCAAATCAGAACCCACAGGATCCTAA